In a genomic window of Polypterus senegalus isolate Bchr_013 chromosome 13, ASM1683550v1, whole genome shotgun sequence:
- the LOC120542179 gene encoding neurotrophin-4-like, with protein MCWLPLVAMVIGCLSASSSSLPQNYLSGGHVAMQQYVTEVTSVSAQLSNVSSSRLHNLDNSPLFLPPTPAPPHFQSTMSTERWALTSFSSGGLSLDDSTVENAWGVTEEELELNSHPRVLLSKTPPVKPPLLFLLEEQTDVSEEQQVHDSWPRENEERLNGTMSNRGRRFRRSNVDPARRGDLSVCDAVSDWVTDKKTAIDIHGRMVTIVPEVQTLTGPLKQYFYETRCNRTHMSRPGCRGVDRRQWLSECKAKQSFVRALTVSSDKLVGWRWIRIDTSCVCVLLSRTGRT; from the coding sequence ATGTGCTGGCTTCCTCTGGTTGCCATGGTGATTGGATGCCTCTCTGCCTCATCCTCCTCGCTACCTCAGAACTATCTAAGTGGTGGTCATGTTGCCATGCAGCAGTATGTTACAGAGGTGACCTCTGTGAGTGCTCAGCTTAGTAATGTGAGCAGCTCTAGGCTTCACAATCTTGATAACTCACCTTTGTTCCTTCCTCCTACTCCTGCACCTCCTCATTTTCAGTCCACAATGAGCACAGAACGCTGGGCACTAACCTCTTTTAGTAGTGGGGGACTAAGCCTAGATGATTCAACTGTGGAAAATGCCTGGGGAGTTACAGAGGAGGAACTAGAGCTGAATTCACATCCCAGGGTCTTGTTGTCTAAGACTCCTCCAGTGAAACCACCACTGTTATTTCTGCTTGAGGAACAGACTGATGTATCTGAAGAGCAACAAGTACATGACAGCTGGCCTAGAGAGAATGAAGAACGACTTAATGGCACAATGAGCAATAGAGGAAGGCGATTCCGTAGGTCTAATGTGGACCCTGCACGTAGAGGTGATCTTTCCGTCTGTGATGCTGTCAGTGACTGGGTGACAGACAAAAAGACAGCTATTGATATCCATGGGAGGATGGTCACTATTGTTCCTGAAGTCCAGACTCTAACTGGACCACTTAAGCAATATTTCTATGAAACTCGTTGTAATCGAACTCACATGAGTCGCCCTGGTTGCCGGGGTGTAGATCGCCGACAGTGGCTTTCTGAGTGCAAGGCAAAACAATCATTTGTTCGTGCACTTACTGTCAGCTCTGACAAGCTAGTGGGCTGGAGGTGGATCCGGATAGACACatcctgtgtgtgtgttctgctgTCTCGCACGGGGCGAACGTAA